A genomic region of Manihot esculenta cultivar AM560-2 chromosome 15, M.esculenta_v8, whole genome shotgun sequence contains the following coding sequences:
- the LOC110601440 gene encoding transcription factor bHLH111: MAQECSESSVAISSSTPSAAAAAAAGWWDLHHHASSLSSWTNHNINSSTTCSPWHQPNPSSNSSCEEDVSMSTSFTNASNHSGLTVESSRRFIEPAASSPSEFMGEHASDSQLWSHILFGVGSNGELHNIQDVGENLLDALSSKSISSGIFEPACDYLKKMDNNWEYTNAPSFTSFDHKPINGFSTDHHSFIESERVTKLSNLVRNWSIAPPDPGVEVSRETIDPITCNISLSSSLNHYTHPQTYSDSASFGTGMNRKSGFLSCYGHDLKVENEHRHVDIPGYIFRRSFNGNGIGNHIGLSSGSVVADNSKYYHGVPDNTCTSARTFTDGAAFNGRYSKPLIDIQGPKPFFKSLNLSDCGKQGVQNSLSTGRGQGNTSEGKKKRSEHTSEIVLKKPKHESSTVSSAKMQVPKVKLGDRITALQQIVSPFGKTDTASVLLEAIQYIKFLQEQVQLLSSPYMKNNAHKDPWGLEKKEKGDVQLDLRSRGLCLVPISCTPQVYHENTGSDYWTPTYRSGCLYR, encoded by the exons ATGGCTCAAGAATGCAGTGAGAGCTCTGTGGCTATCTCTTCTTCTACGCCTTCTGCTGCTGCCGCTGCTGCTGCTGGGTGGTGGGATCTTCATCACCATGCGAGCTCTCTCTCTTCATGGACTAATCATAATATTAATAGTTCCACTACCTGCAGCCCATGGCACCAGCCAAACCCTAGTTCTAATTCTTCTTGTGAAGAGGATGTTTCCATGTCTACGTCCTTTACTAATGCTTCCAATCACTCCGGGCTAACTGTTGAGTCCTCTCGCCGATTCATTGAACctgctgcttcttctccttccgaGTTCATGGGAGAACATGCTTCTGATAGCCAACTATGGAGTCATATTCTATT TGGAGTTGGAAGCAATGGGGAGCTACACAACATCCAAGATGTTGGAGAAAATTTACTTGACGCACTATCATCCAAGAGTATCTCATCAGGGATATTCGAACCTGCATGTGACTACTTGAAGAAAATGGACAACAACTGGGAATACACAAACGCCCCTTCCTTCACCAGCTTTGATCATAAGCCTATTAACGGTTTTAGTACTGATCATCACAGCTTCATTGAAAGTGAAAGGGTGACCAAGCTGTCGAACTTGGTACGCAACTGGTCTATTGCCCCGCCTGATCCAGGAGTAGAAGTCAGTCGCGAGACCATCGATCCAATAACATGCAACATATCGTTGAGTTCTTCTTTAAATCACTACACGCATCCGCAAACTTACAGCGATTCTGCGTCGTTTGGGACGGGAATGAATAGAAAATCTGGGTTTTTATCATGTTATGGCCATGATCTAAAGGTAGAAAATGAACATCGCCATGTTGATATTCCAGGTTATATCTTCAGAAGGTCATTTAATGGTAATGGTATCGGAAATCATATTGGGCTTAGTAGCGGCTCGGTGGTGGCTGATAATAGCAAATATTATCATGGAGTGCCGGATAATACATGCACAAGTGCAAGAACTTTCACCGATGGTGCAGCTTTCAATGGTCGATATAGCAAGCCATTGATTGATATTCAAGGGCCTAAACCGTTCTTTAAATCCTTGAATTTATCAGACTGTGGAAAGCAAGGAGTTCAAAATTCTTTATCG ACGGGAAGAGGACAGGGGAATACAAGTgaaggaaagaagaaaagatCCGAACACACTTCTGAGATTGTCCTGAAAAAGCCTAAGCATGAGAGCTCCACAGTTTCATCTGCAAAG ATGCAGGTACCAAAAGTCAAGCTTGGGGACAGAATCACAGCCCTTCAACAAATTGTGTCGCCATTTGGAAAG ACTGATACTGCCTCTGTGCTATTAGAAGCAATTCAGTATATAAAGTTCCTCCAAGAGCAAGTCCAG CTGCTTAGTAGCCCTTACATGAAGAACAATGCACACAAG GATCCATGGGGactggaaaagaaagaaaagggagATGTACAGCTCGATCTAAGGAGCAGGGGTCTATGCTTAGTTCCGATTTCATGTACCCCTCAAGTTTACCATGAGAATACAGGATCAGATTACTGGACACCCACATATAGATCAGGATGTCTGTATAGATGA